One genomic window of Malaciobacter molluscorum LMG 25693 includes the following:
- a CDS encoding AAA family ATPase, whose product MSQNSNKNLDKNFKLMILSATILVVLFFYTMYKSSTQIEGSSYYVGLLFLFLLLVVAIFLKLKQDKIKDYFDKRGIKTNSAFENELQKQNSKDDITVKNHEFENSNIKAVTSNITFKDVAGIAEVKEELEEIVDFLNSPKKYISHGVKLPKGVLLVGPPGVGKTLIARAVAGEADVPFFYQSGASFVQIYVGMGAKKVRELFIKAKASAPAIVFIDEVDAIGKKRTGTSNDEREATLNELLTQMDGFEGDSGVIVIAATNKIDVLDDALLRAGRFDRRVFLNLPNIEDRKQILNLYLKDKKIDFDMDKLADNTAGFSSAALSTLVNEALLNMIKRKAKILEQVDIEIAKNKLQFGKKQMKILNEEQKEILCIYQASKAFVCKSKVALFDEAVPLLSSTYPSYNELIENIKRYLAGNIGVEVIKRQQYAVNSEDLKNALKIATDMVEKYKMANDANELINRVKNELRSELSHNANEINKLKEIMQRNEVILENEF is encoded by the coding sequence ATGTCGCAAAATTCGAATAAAAATTTAGATAAAAATTTTAAATTGATGATACTTTCTGCAACCATATTGGTTGTTTTATTTTTTTATACAATGTACAAAAGTAGTACTCAAATTGAAGGAAGCTCTTACTATGTAGGGCTTCTTTTTTTATTTTTATTACTAGTCGTTGCAATCTTTTTAAAATTAAAACAAGACAAAATAAAAGATTATTTTGATAAAAGAGGTATAAAAACAAATAGTGCTTTTGAAAATGAACTACAAAAACAAAACTCAAAAGACGATATAACAGTTAAAAATCATGAATTTGAAAACTCAAATATAAAAGCAGTAACTTCAAATATTACATTTAAAGATGTTGCAGGTATTGCTGAAGTAAAAGAAGAGCTTGAGGAAATTGTTGATTTTTTAAATTCTCCTAAAAAGTATATCTCTCATGGTGTAAAACTTCCAAAAGGTGTACTTTTAGTAGGTCCTCCAGGTGTTGGTAAAACTTTAATCGCAAGAGCAGTTGCAGGAGAAGCTGATGTCCCATTTTTTTATCAAAGTGGAGCAAGTTTTGTTCAAATATATGTGGGAATGGGTGCAAAAAAAGTAAGGGAACTTTTTATAAAAGCAAAAGCTAGTGCACCTGCAATTGTTTTTATTGATGAAGTTGATGCAATTGGTAAAAAAAGAACTGGAACATCAAATGATGAAAGAGAAGCAACTCTAAATGAACTTTTAACACAAATGGATGGATTTGAAGGTGATAGTGGAGTTATAGTTATTGCTGCAACAAATAAAATAGATGTTCTAGATGATGCTCTTTTGAGAGCTGGAAGATTTGATAGAAGAGTATTTTTAAACTTACCAAATATAGAAGATAGAAAGCAGATTTTAAATCTTTATTTAAAAGATAAAAAAATAGATTTTGATATGGATAAATTAGCTGATAACACAGCAGGGTTTTCTTCAGCTGCACTTTCTACTTTAGTAAATGAAGCTTTATTAAATATGATAAAAAGAAAAGCAAAAATTTTAGAACAAGTTGATATTGAAATAGCAAAAAATAAACTTCAATTTGGTAAAAAACAAATGAAAATATTAAATGAAGAACAAAAAGAGATATTATGTATTTATCAAGCAAGTAAAGCTTTTGTTTGTAAAAGTAAAGTAGCACTTTTTGATGAAGCTGTTCCTTTATTATCATCAACTTATCCATCATATAATGAACTAATAGAAAATATAAAAAGATATTTAGCTGGTAATATTGGTGTTGAAGTAATAAAAAGACAACAATATGCAGTAAATAGTGAAGATTTAAAAAATGCATTAAAAATTGCAACAGATATGGTAGAAAAGTATAAAATGGCAAATGATGCAAATGAACTAATAAACAGAGTTAAAAATGAGTTACGTTCAGAGTTATCACATAATGCAAATGAGATAAATAAATTAAAAGAAATAATGCAGAGAAATGAGGTGATTTTAGAAAATGAGTTTTGA
- the bioV gene encoding pimelyl-ACP methyl ester esterase BioV, translated as MSFDFYSGFCLNKEKELFSEYIIENDFTISGFSYGAIKAFKKALGTNRRVDLLQMFSPAFFQDKDKKFKRTQLMYFKKDSTAYCDTFMKNVIFPKKVDISKYFEIGRAEQLEELLSYEWTKQSLETLQKKGTKIEVYLGAKDKIINSREAKEFFKDFTTVYFFNELGHIL; from the coding sequence ATGAGTTTTGATTTTTATAGTGGATTTTGTTTAAATAAAGAAAAAGAACTTTTTAGTGAATATATAATAGAAAATGATTTTACAATAAGTGGATTTTCTTATGGTGCAATAAAAGCTTTTAAAAAAGCACTAGGTACAAATAGAAGAGTAGATCTACTTCAAATGTTTTCTCCTGCTTTTTTTCAAGATAAAGATAAAAAGTTTAAAAGAACTCAACTTATGTATTTTAAAAAAGATTCAACTGCATATTGTGATACTTTTATGAAAAATGTAATATTTCCTAAAAAAGTAGATATTTCAAAATATTTTGAAATTGGGAGAGCTGAACAATTAGAAGAATTATTAAGTTATGAGTGGACAAAACAAAGCTTAGAAACTTTACAAAAAAAGGGCACTAAAATAGAAGTTTATTTAGGTGCAAAAGATAAAATAATAAATTCAAGAGAAGCTAAAGAGTTTTTCAAAGATTTTACAACAGTCTATTTCTTTAATGAATTAGGTCATATATTATAA
- the mog gene encoding molybdopterin adenylyltransferase, with translation MADTIAKIGIVTASDRASKGVYEDISGKAIVDTMNDYLISQWEPVYRCIEDDQKTIEDTLKQLVDEEKCCLIVTTGGTGPAARDVTPEATEAVCDRMMPGFGELMRAESLKFVPTAILSRQTAGLRGSSLIINLPGKPKSIRECLDAVFPAVPYCIDLMEGPYLDCNEAIIKPFRPKQK, from the coding sequence ATGGCAGATACTATAGCAAAAATTGGAATTGTAACAGCAAGTGATAGAGCAAGCAAAGGTGTTTATGAAGATATAAGTGGTAAAGCAATTGTTGATACAATGAATGATTATTTAATATCTCAATGGGAACCTGTTTATAGATGTATTGAGGATGATCAAAAAACAATTGAAGATACATTAAAACAGTTAGTTGATGAAGAAAAATGTTGTTTAATCGTTACAACAGGTGGAACAGGTCCCGCTGCAAGAGATGTTACTCCTGAAGCTACAGAAGCTGTATGTGATAGAATGATGCCAGGTTTTGGTGAACTTATGAGAGCAGAATCTTTAAAGTTTGTTCCTACTGCAATTTTATCAAGACAAACAGCAGGTTTAAGAGGAAGTTCTTTGATAATAAATTTACCTGGAAAACCAAAATCTATAAGAGAATGTTTAGATGCAGTTTTCCCTGCTGTTCCATATTGTATTGATCTAATGGAAGGACCATATTTAGACTGTAATGAGGCTATAATTAAACCTTTTAGACCTAAGCAAAAGTAG
- a CDS encoding SLC13 family permease yields the protein MKKLLTTVILTVATFLIANMAFSVQHSILLSIIVLLVTLWTNEALPLGVVSLLPILLFPSFDILSTNATTVNYSKSIIFLFLGGFMIAIATQKTDLHKYIANKLLTLFPNTPRGIIFSLAITSAVLSSLISNTTTALLLIPIAMFLTKDMKLKLRLVLSIAYGASIGGILTPIGTPPNLILLGFMEQHNMEPIAFVQWIVLALPLVVIMLVLIPFVLSLGVNHLKFDTHLEQREHLTSDQRRLLYILGSLIVLLFVNSKIEPYYSGLGINEKGILLGFGLLMFIPKIGFLNWEDTKKIPYEIIFLFGAGFSIAAAFSSTGLANEIANYLLALTHMPVILLILLVASLITFTTEVTSNTALISIALPIIYSLGKAANIDVNLILFVSTICASYAFMLPIATPPNAIAMSSGAVKVKDMATFGLIFNFLGIISITIVALVYWQFYL from the coding sequence TTGAAAAAATTATTGACCACTGTGATTTTGACAGTAGCCACATTTTTGATAGCTAACATGGCTTTTAGTGTACAACATTCTATACTGTTATCAATTATTGTGTTACTAGTTACTTTATGGACAAATGAAGCTTTACCTTTAGGTGTTGTTTCTTTACTTCCTATACTTTTATTTCCCTCTTTTGATATATTGAGTACAAATGCAACAACTGTGAACTACTCAAAATCTATTATTTTCTTATTCTTGGGTGGTTTTATGATTGCAATTGCAACTCAAAAAACTGATTTACATAAATATATAGCAAATAAATTATTAACACTTTTTCCTAATACTCCAAGAGGAATTATTTTTTCTCTTGCTATTACATCAGCTGTTTTAAGCTCTCTTATCTCAAATACAACAACTGCTTTGTTATTAATACCAATCGCAATGTTTTTGACAAAAGATATGAAATTAAAACTTAGACTTGTTTTATCTATTGCATATGGTGCAAGTATAGGTGGTATTTTAACTCCTATTGGAACTCCTCCTAACTTAATTTTATTAGGATTTATGGAACAACACAATATGGAACCAATAGCATTTGTTCAATGGATAGTTTTAGCTTTACCATTAGTTGTTATTATGCTGGTTTTAATTCCATTTGTTTTATCTCTTGGAGTTAATCACCTAAAATTTGATACTCATTTAGAACAAAGAGAACATCTTACTAGTGATCAAAGAAGATTACTTTATATTTTAGGAAGTTTAATTGTTTTGCTTTTTGTAAATTCAAAAATCGAACCATATTATTCAGGTTTAGGAATAAATGAAAAAGGTATTTTATTAGGATTTGGATTATTAATGTTTATTCCAAAAATAGGATTTTTAAATTGGGAAGATACAAAGAAAATTCCATATGAAATTATATTTTTATTTGGTGCAGGTTTCTCTATTGCTGCTGCATTTTCATCAACAGGACTTGCAAATGAAATTGCAAATTATTTACTTGCTTTAACACATATGCCTGTAATTTTATTAATCCTTCTTGTTGCATCTTTAATAACATTTACAACTGAAGTTACATCAAATACTGCACTTATTTCTATAGCATTGCCAATTATTTATTCATTAGGTAAAGCTGCAAATATAGATGTTAATTTGATTTTATTTGTTTCTACTATCTGTGCTTCATATGCATTTATGCTTCCTATTGCAACACCTCCAAATGCAATTGCTATGAGTAGTGGTGCAGTAAAAGTAAAAGATATGGCAACATTTGGTTTAATTTTTAATTTCTTAGGAATTATTTCTATAACAATAGTTGCTTTAGTATATTGGCAATTTTATTTATAA
- a CDS encoding ankyrin repeat domain-containing protein, with protein MSFFKKFLSGNSEPTSDELIDAIKSDNVNKVIKILPLEDINKEDNNFETPINFALKFSSLKVLKYLLENNATLEETIDGQSIITYLISKKASLEMIKYMHEYGASTESKYGSLPLEMAFQVGSPFEVFEYIFKNFGTSRTEDNKYLIHDIVDSEIIDSDTKGKLLTLLVEEYDFDINEEPGKHLHISSKLLNNRNHDLLKVVIKLGAKVNSIAEFLEERIGAKEIKKLLPYILKSPQNKMEYITCLLDFKSYKEYIQSLDTAKDKGLVLDITLNKSFHDKEKIELLKLILEKQADINELSNEEHPRNALWNFTAEFAIGKNTLLLDFLIDSGCTIETEKHSALFIPISDNDLFLVEHLLKKGANVNFVNYFDNTALNYVIWPKAKFSNDKERIEMLKLLLDYGVDINIPLSHYKDSPTNNTSFFEAAINVCGSEFIDYIIDRFPDFKATDACIRFAIENDLNLETSKKIISKNPYVLFENEVYCKLREKSFDEGILYLALLKNKEDLANFIMDNFPDVKSYCDTYPLVLTALYKEFSFDTIKKLIAFDKDINRLYYCESEGGETYSLVSYLLDAYGKDLTEDEKINFLNVMIENGVDLSILTNSLNPSNQSLNNKGIFVLHAVYSNTFENRVIDLLLENGIDPYEPVANLNESQMHTIINRYRNVSDEKCLQYLEYLEQKGYKIDLEHRNTMGTDILLGACMMNRPKTLKWIIDKGANIHVIGGFDNSPALHKSISNYSHFIDPLLRAQTVKVLIDAGCDIEQIDSEQFTPLMSAANYGCFEVARVLVDAGANINFYNEAKENIAHRAIMTDVEAYDDKENSNLVYSKILALLKDAGLDLNKSSDEVVPPLHLSILYGKKEIYNVLLQLELDLNAKDMQGRTPLMLAICYADMYYVNSLMSKGVKIDIIDSYNESIHYYAIRRENEDESVKMLKYFLSQDIEIGKGYNNRDLLHISAYYVNLQALYIIKDMFDDFNQKDLTGFTPLHWACYSNLDIDQSKRIEVVKFLIENGANINERHPDGGNALSFAVLAGLKDLADQLIDLGSDVQVALNSVKNVEGIAPEAIAYLESSL; from the coding sequence ATGTCTTTTTTTAAAAAATTTTTAAGTGGTAACTCAGAACCAACAAGTGATGAACTAATCGATGCAATTAAAAGTGATAATGTAAATAAAGTTATAAAAATATTACCTTTAGAAGATATTAATAAAGAAGATAATAATTTTGAAACACCAATTAATTTTGCATTAAAATTTTCAAGTTTAAAGGTTTTAAAATATCTATTAGAAAATAATGCAACTTTAGAAGAAACAATTGATGGGCAAAGTATTATTACTTATTTGATTTCAAAAAAAGCTTCTTTAGAGATGATTAAATATATGCATGAGTATGGAGCAAGTACTGAATCAAAATATGGTTCTTTACCTTTAGAAATGGCGTTCCAAGTAGGAAGTCCTTTTGAAGTATTTGAATATATTTTTAAGAATTTTGGAACTTCAAGAACAGAAGATAATAAATATTTAATTCACGATATTGTTGATAGTGAGATCATAGATTCTGATACAAAAGGAAAACTTTTAACTCTTCTTGTAGAAGAGTATGATTTTGATATAAATGAAGAACCAGGAAAGCATCTTCATATCTCTTCAAAACTTTTAAATAATAGGAATCATGATTTATTAAAAGTTGTAATTAAATTAGGGGCAAAAGTAAATTCTATAGCGGAATTTCTAGAAGAAAGAATAGGTGCAAAAGAGATTAAAAAACTTTTACCTTATATATTAAAATCACCTCAAAATAAAATGGAATATATCACTTGTCTTTTAGATTTTAAATCATATAAAGAGTATATACAAAGTTTGGATACAGCAAAAGATAAAGGGCTTGTATTAGATATTACTTTAAATAAATCATTTCATGATAAAGAAAAAATAGAATTACTTAAACTTATTTTAGAAAAACAAGCAGATATAAATGAATTATCAAATGAAGAACACCCAAGAAATGCTCTTTGGAATTTCACAGCAGAATTTGCTATAGGAAAAAATACTCTTTTATTAGATTTTTTAATTGATTCTGGTTGTACAATTGAAACTGAAAAACATTCAGCTCTTTTTATCCCTATTTCAGATAATGATCTATTTTTAGTAGAACATCTTTTAAAAAAAGGTGCAAATGTAAATTTTGTAAATTATTTTGATAATACAGCTTTAAATTATGTTATTTGGCCAAAAGCAAAGTTTTCAAATGACAAAGAACGAATAGAGATGTTAAAATTGCTTCTTGATTATGGTGTTGATATAAATATTCCACTTTCTCACTATAAAGACTCACCTACAAATAATACTTCTTTTTTTGAAGCAGCTATTAATGTTTGTGGTTCTGAGTTTATTGATTATATTATAGACAGATTTCCTGATTTTAAAGCAACAGATGCTTGTATTAGATTTGCAATAGAAAATGATTTAAATTTGGAAACTTCAAAAAAAATTATTTCAAAAAATCCTTATGTTTTATTTGAAAATGAAGTATATTGTAAACTAAGAGAAAAGTCTTTTGATGAGGGAATACTATATTTAGCATTGTTAAAGAATAAAGAGGATTTAGCAAATTTTATTATGGATAATTTTCCTGATGTAAAATCTTATTGTGATACTTATCCTTTAGTTTTAACTGCTTTATATAAAGAATTTAGTTTTGATACTATTAAAAAATTGATTGCTTTTGATAAAGATATAAATAGATTATATTATTGTGAATCAGAGGGTGGTGAAACTTATTCTTTGGTATCGTATCTCCTGGATGCTTATGGAAAAGATCTTACAGAAGATGAAAAAATAAATTTTTTAAATGTTATGATTGAAAATGGTGTTGATTTATCTATTCTTACTAATTCTTTGAATCCTTCAAATCAATCATTAAATAATAAGGGTATTTTTGTATTACATGCAGTGTATTCAAATACTTTTGAAAATAGAGTAATAGATTTACTTCTTGAAAATGGTATTGACCCATATGAGCCAGTAGCAAATTTAAATGAATCTCAAATGCACACTATAATAAATAGATATAGGAATGTATCTGATGAAAAATGTTTACAATATTTAGAGTATTTAGAACAAAAAGGTTATAAAATTGATCTAGAACATAGAAATACAATGGGTACAGATATTTTACTTGGCGCTTGTATGATGAATAGACCAAAAACTTTAAAATGGATTATTGATAAAGGTGCAAACATTCATGTGATAGGTGGTTTTGATAATTCTCCAGCTTTACATAAATCAATTTCAAATTATTCTCATTTTATAGATCCATTATTAAGAGCTCAAACAGTAAAAGTTTTAATAGATGCAGGTTGTGATATAGAACAAATAGATTCAGAACAGTTTACACCTTTAATGAGTGCTGCAAATTATGGTTGTTTTGAAGTAGCAAGAGTTTTAGTAGATGCAGGAGCAAATATAAACTTTTATAATGAAGCTAAAGAAAATATTGCTCATAGGGCTATTATGACTGATGTTGAAGCATATGATGATAAAGAAAATTCTAATTTAGTATATTCAAAAATTTTAGCACTTTTAAAAGATGCAGGATTAGATTTAAATAAATCTTCAGATGAAGTTGTACCTCCATTACATTTAAGTATTCTTTATGGTAAAAAAGAGATTTATAATGTATTGTTACAATTGGAACTTGATTTAAATGCAAAAGATATGCAAGGTAGAACACCTCTTATGCTTGCAATTTGTTATGCTGATATGTATTATGTAAATAGTTTAATGAGTAAAGGTGTAAAAATTGATATTATAGATTCATATAATGAATCTATACATTATTATGCCATTAGAAGAGAAAATGAAGATGAGAGTGTAAAAATGCTTAAATATTTCCTTTCTCAAGATATAGAAATAGGAAAAGGATATAATAATAGAGACCTTCTTCATATTTCTGCTTATTATGTAAATCTTCAAGCTTTATATATAATAAAAGATATGTTTGATGATTTTAATCAAAAAGATTTAACTGGT